The stretch of DNA GCGAACTGTGCCGCATCGTTCGCATCGGCAAGTGATCCCGGACGAAGTCCATCACCTAGTGAGAACGCGACATCGTACTTGGCGAAGATCTCACACAACTCATCGAAATGCGTATAAAGGAAGCTTTCCTGATGATGCTGCAAACACCATTCGGCCATGATCGAACCGCCACGCGAAACGATGCCCGTCATACGATTCGCCGTCAACGGCACAAAACGCAGCAGCACACCGGCATGAATCGTCATGTAATCCACGCCTTGCTCGCACTGTTCGATCACCGTGTCGCGGAACAGTTCCCAGCTGAGCTTGGACGCATCATCCTCCACCTTTTCGAGCGCCTGATACATTGGCACAGTGCCAATCGGCACGGGGGAGTTGCGCAGAATCCATTCACGAGTGGTGTGAATGTCGTTGCCGGTAGACAGATCCATCACAGTGTCGGCACCCCACTTGGTGGCCCACGTGAGCTTCTCCACCTCCTCGTCAATAGACGAAGTGACCGCCGAATTGCCCATATTGGCGTTGAGCTTGGTGAGGAACTTCGAGCCGATGATCATGGGTTCAGCTTCGGGATGGTTGATATTGCAAGGCATGACCGCACGCCCTGCGGCCAGTTCGCTGCGTACCAATTCCACGCTGCAATGCTCGCGTTCCGCCACATAGCGCATTTCCGGCGTGATGATGTTGTGGCGCGCATACCACATTTGCGTCACCGGATGATCCTTGGCCTTCATCGGCTTATGCTGGCGACCACGCCATTCCTTGGAGGCCTTGCCGCGCTTGATGGCGCGCTTGCCGTCATCTTCCAAATTGCGGCGACGTCCTTCATATTCTTCGACGTCTCCACGGTCAAGAATCCAGTCCAAGCGTAGGGGAGCGAGACCCTCCTTCGGATCGCATTTCGGACCTTCGGTGTTATAATCCTTGAATGGTGCGTTCGGTCCGACGCCAGGAGTGTCAGACAATTTGATTTCGGTGTACGGCACTTGCAGATCGTAGGAACCGAATTCGTTTTCGAAATGCACCGGCGTGGTTTTACGAATATGTGCTTTGTCTCGCTGCTTGGAATCGCGTGCGGCAATGTCGACGCGCTGTTGCTTGGCAAGCTTGGATGCGGCCTTGGCTTCCTTCGCATTGGTGAACTTCTTTTCGCCGGATGCGCCGTCGGCTGTGTTGTCAGTGTTGATTTCCGCCGTTTTCTGGGCTTTCATGCGCGGCGCGTACCCGTGCTTCGTGTCGCCACGTACGGCTTTCCAACGCGCTACCATATCTCGGGTTGCGGCTTCAGGATCATCGGCTCCTGCAATCGCGGACACCACGAACCAGCCTGCCGCCTTTGAATGCGCCAGCATTTCCATATCATCTGCGGTCACGCCACCGCCTACCACTACCGGAAAACCACTGGCTGAACAAATAGTGTTGATCTGCTCTTCGTCAAGCGTGCGACCTGAACCGTCATTGCCGCCTACGGATGCTTCCGGCTTGGTGACGGAAACATGCAACGGCGCCGCACCGATATAGTCGATGCAGCCGTCAGGCAATTCGTTGATGAGTTTGACCAGGCTTTCCGTTTCCGCCGACAATCCCACGATGGCATCTTCGCCAAGCAGTGCACGGGCTTCACGCGGTTCCATATCGGTCTGCCCGATGTGCACGCCGTCAACCTTGATGCCTTTGCTGCGGGCCTGCCACACCACGTCCACGCGGTCATCGATCACGAATGCCACGGAATCCGACTTATTGTTGTCTTCGATGATCTGCGCGATATCACGCGCCATGTCGGTAAGATCCTTCGCATCAGCGTCTTTGGCGCGCAGTTGGATGAAGCTTGCGCCCCCGCGCAATGCGTCATCGATAACGTCGGTGATCGGTCGGCCTTTGCAATCCTGTGGTCCTACCACAAGATAGGCGCTCAGGTCGAAGCTGTCTCGCATCGACGCATATGGATAATTATTCATGATTCCCCCTTGATTATGCTGTTTTGGGTTGGGAAATTTGATTTCGTCAGTAAATGGGTATACTGACACGCCCGTATTCTTGGATACACGGGATAGAAAACGAAATTACGATTGATGATTTCGCGATGCAGGCTGTTTGGTCGACGCGTCTGCTGTGCAGACTTTTACGGATGCCAATTGACGCTGACAATGCGTGTGTGCTGTGGCACTCATTCTCCGCTCCCTACGATGGTGTTAACCAACAGGTTCAAAGGGTCAGGCATTCACCTATCTCAGCTCCGTTGGGGAGCCCCCCTGCTTTATGTGTTGGCTATGAATCTACGCCCTGCACTGGACGTAACTTTCATCGAAGCCCACAGAAGAGTTAGGCCAGTCGTCACTTTCGCATGCATCGCCTTCATCCGTATCACGACCTCGCCGCGCAACTCACAGCAAAACTCTCCTTGCAGGCCAAGCTATACTTCAATTAAATGCATTGCGTGTGAAAGAGGTTGACTACATGTTGGAAACGGAACGGCTGACATTGAGGGCTTGGGCGGAAACAGATGCGGAAAGCTTGTACGCCTATGCGAAAGATCCGGATATCGGGCCTATCGCAGGCTGGCCCGCACACCGGTCGAAAGAAGAAAGTCTCAATACGATTCGTCATGTGCTCAATGGCAAGGAATGCTACGCGATTTGCGAGCGCGGCAGCAATAGCCCCATTGGTTCGATTGAGTTAAAGCTTAATGGTCATACGGATATGACGGATCGTGATGATGAGTGTGAGTTGGGTTACTGGCTGGGCAAGCCTTTCTGGGGGAGGGGTTATATGCCGGAGGCAGCCAAGGAGGTTATCCGTCATGGTTTTGTTGATCTTGGTATGAGTGCGATTTGGTGCGGCTATTATGACGGCAATCTGAAGTCGAAGCGGGTGCAGGAGAAGGTTGGTTTTGTCTATCATCACACGTGTGATGAGGTGCCGGTGCCTCTTATGCACGAGGTGCGTGTCGGGCACGTGAATATTCTTACCAAATCACGCTGGCAAAATTTGGATGCCCGCTGATTGTGCCAGAAGCCAACCTAGAATGCTTTGGAAAGGTCTTGGTGGGCTTCGAACGGATGCTGGTCAAGACCCTTTAGAGCTTCATGATGTTTTCCTCGATGCGACGGATGACGTCAATGAAAGCTTCATCGTTTTTCCCGGTTGGATCTGGCAGATTCCAATTATCGTCGAAAGCTCTGCCGATATAGGGGCAGCCCACGTCGCAGCCCATGGAGATCGCAGTGTCAGGTTTTGGAATATCCGAAATCAGTTTGGAGTATTGCGTTTTCTTCATGTCGATGCCGTAAAGCTCTTTCATGAGTCGTACGGCATCCTGATTGATCTGCGGCTTGGTTTCCACGCCTGCGGAATAAAAGTCAAAATCGGTTCCGCGTAAATGCTTTCCCAACGCTTCGGCAATCTGGCTGCGGCATGAATTATGCACGCAAATAAAAGCCACTTTTCTCATAGCTTCCCCTGTCTGCGATGTTATGATTTCGCGATTGCTGTTCCGTATTATACGTTTCGCCCAATGTGCCACATTCACATCATCGAGTAACACAATGCCCGGTACGACCATGGCATAAGTTGGTCGTACCGGGCATTGGCTTGGATTATTTGCCCCAGACTTCTTCGGCGATGGATCTTACGAGTGCAATCTTAGCCCACTGCTGCTCCTCAGTGAGTTTGTTGCCTTCCTCAGTGGAGGCAAAACCGCACTGGGTGGACAGACACAAGCGGTCGAGTGGCACATACTGGGCCGCCTCGGAGATGCGAGCCTTAATCACTTCCGGATCTTCAAGTTCCGGTCTCTTGGAGGTGACGAGGCCAAGCACAACCTGCTTATCGCCGGAAACCTTAGCCAGTGGCGCGAAGTCACCGGAACGGTCGTCGTCGAACTCCAGATAGTAGGCGTTCACGTTCTCTTCGCCGAACAGCTTGGCTGCGACCGGAGCATAACCGCCGGACGACAGCCACGTGGAATGGAAATTGCCGCGGCAGATATGGGTGTTGATCACCAGGTCGTCAGGCTGATCCGCGATCACTGCGTTAATTACGTCGAGATTCTCCTGCTGCAGACGGGCCGCATCCTCATCGCTCCAGCCGAGACGCTCACGCACGCTCTTGTCGCACAGGCGAGTCCAAGTGCAGTCATCGAACTGCACGTTACGGCAGCCGGCGGCATACAAGTCGGCGATGACCTGACGGTATGCGGCCACAATATCCGCGGTCAGCTCGTCGTCATCCTTGTAGAACTCGTCGTACGGGTAGGCGTTCTTGTTGCCGGTAAGCACGAAACGGGTCTGCGCTGGGGAAGGCATGGTCTGGCGAGCTACGGTATTGTCATCTTCAAACTGCTTGACGAACTTGAAATGCTCCACAAACGGATGATCGTGTCCGTCGAGCTTGCCGGTCACCGTGGCAGTGTCGGCGGGAGTGACCTCGTCATGGAAGGCAACGCGATGGGCGGCTGCGACATGGTCCACGCCGTTGAAGCCCCACATGAAATCGAAATGCCACCAGCCGCGACGGAATTCACCATCGGTGATGACATGCAGGCCGGCGTCCTTCTGCTTGGCAGCCAAATCAGTGATCAGCCTGTCTTCGACAGCCTTCAACCCAGCGGCATCAATAATACCTGCAGCATAATCTGCACGAGCCTGCTTGAGTTCGTCCGGACGTAGATAAGAACCGACCACATCGGCGCGGAACGGCGCATTCTCGGAATATGCCATGATTCTCCTTTGACTATTGACTTGCGATTAACAATCACAACACAACGACAAAACCAACAATATGCTATCCCACCACCCACAAACACGACGTATTCCATCCGCCTGGTTGACAACGTACTTCCGTCCATCCACAGAGTTTTCAATGCTGGAATAAATGGGGATGAATGACACTGCATGGCGTTCCGATATTGGCAGACACGCGGCCGATGATTGTGCAGAGAATCGCGAAAGGCATGCGGAATCACGGCATGAGTTGCGTTGTGTTCGTATATAATCGCAACGGACATGAACGACTGCAAGGAGGCTGCCATGACTGTGCCGCAACGAGTGCTTGACACTATGAATTCCGGACTGATCTACACCTGCGATGACGAAGAGATGATCAAAGCACAGAAGGAACAGATGGAACTGCTATACGACTTCAACGCAACCCGCCCCAGTCAAATGACGCAACGCAACGAAATCGCACGCCAACTGCTTGGTGAATTCGGCGAGGACGCTTATATCGAACCGCCGTTGCATGCCAATTGGGGATGCAACACGTATTTCAGTGCGCACGCTTACGCCAATTTCAACCTCACGTTGGTTGATGATGGTGAAGTGCATATCGGCGAACATACCATGATCGGCCCGAACTGCACTATCATTACCACCGGCCATCCGATTCGTCCTGACCTGCGCGAGAAGGTCACACAGTATTCTCTGCCGGTCACCATCGGCCGTAATGTGTGGTTGGGCGCCAACGTTACCGTGCTGCCCGGCGTCACCATTGGCGACAATTCGGTGATTGGCGCATGCTCGCTGGTTACCAAAGACATTCCCGCCAATGTGGTCGCATTCGGACAGCCATGCAAGGTGTATCGCGAAATCGGCGAACATGATGACGTCTACTATTGGCGTGACCGCATGATCAACCCACCCTACGATCAGAAGCAGTAAAACAAATCACTACTGGCCAACCGTTAAAACAGGTCGAATCATCGTGGACTGGTCGTTATGACAGATCCACGATCCCATAATTTGCGACTGTCAAGCGAAATACCGGGCGCACCATTGCTCCACCACACGGGCAAGGCGCGCTTTTTCTTTGAAAACTCAGTCCTGGCTGCTCCAATCAATCATGCTTCCCACCATAATGCGTGAAATGTAACGGATGCATGTCCGCGGTAGATGTTTACATAGTAGATGTTTAGATAATTATCTAAATAAGAAAATCTTTAAACATTGCAAAGTGAAGGAGGAATGCATGGCAGGGGAGGGATTCAAAGCGCTCTCCGATCCCACGCGACGGCGCATTTTGGAATTACTGCGCGAACGTGACATGACGGCTGGTGAACTCGCAGAACAATTCAACATAAGCAAACCGTCGATCAGCCACCATCTGACCACGTTGAAAACCGCGGGACTGGTAACCGACGAACGGCATGGGCAGAACATCATCTACAGTCTCAACACCACGGTGATGCAGGATCTGATCGGATGGTTCATGGGATTCATGGACAGCGATGGAAACGTCAATCAAGCGAATGATCAAACAGACAGTAAATAAAGGAGAGTCTTATGCGCGGGAACAACTTGAACGATTTCAAAAAAGCCTTCGATAACAACATCAACAATGCCGAAGACAAGAACAAGACTGATTCGGGGGAGAAGATCGCTCCGATCGGACGTAATCTGTGCATTGCGCTTGTTGCACTGTGTGTAGTCAACATCATCGCACATCTTGCTTGCTACAGTCGGCTTCCCGAAAACGTGCCGATTCATTGGGGTGCCGATGGTTCGGTCAATGGTTATGGCCCGCGTGCCGTAACGTTGATTCTTGATGTATTGCCGTTGCTGTGCTTGGGACTTTTCCTCGTCATCCCGAAGATGGACCCCAAGGGAGAAAACTACATGAAGGCCAGCGGACTGTATCGTGGATTCGTCATCGCGTTCACACTCATCATGTGCGGTGTCACATGGTTCACTGAAGCCACCGCATTCGGTGTAATCCCAGCTACCGGCGGTCCCGTTGGGCTTATTATCAGCGTGGTATTGGGCGCGTTGTTCGTCGGCTTAGGAAATTACCTTCCGCGCATGCGCCAGAATTACACTTTCGGCATCAGAACGCCTTGGGCTCTGGCCGACGAGAACAATTGGAAGCGTACGCAGCGTGTAGGTGGCATCTCTTTCATGGTGTTGGGAGTGTTATTGGTCGTAGCGGGCGTTGTCAGCTCTGTCGTGCCTGTGGACGACATGCTCATGGCTGCAATTATTGTGACGATAGCGGTTGGCGCAGCGCTCGTTCCTTATGTGTACAGCTACCTGTTGTTCCGCCGCAATCGCGGTTCGCGGCAAAACTGAAGTAACGTCATAGCGATGCTAAATACCGTCGCCTTGACACAGAACACAAATCAACGTTGATAAACGCCGTTGGTAGGCTGGGGAAAGTTCGATGACTGAACTCAGGAGATCCAATTGAAAACAGTGAAGGAATCGAATCTGAATTTCTTCACTGTTTTCAATTGGGGTGCGGTTCACATGCGTGCGATCCGCACCCTTTGTTAATTCAAGTGTTCGTTTTGAAAAAAGTCAGAAATCCATGCCCAAAGATTTCAGATCGCGGCGAGCCTGATCGGCGTTAGTGAAGCGGAACGCGTGCATGCCCACGGCCTGTGCGCCGGTGACGTTCTTCGCGGTGTCGTCGAAGAACACGCTGGATTCCGGCCTGAGATTGAAACGGCTCAGTGCCAGTTCGTAGATGTCGGCATTCGGTTTGTGCATCTTCTCCACGCCAGACACCACCGTGCCCTGCAACAACTCCTCCAGCTGCGGGAACCTTTCGAAAGCAAAATGGAACGTCTCATGCGACCAATTCGTCAACCCCCACACACCGTAGCCTGCAGCCTTCAAATCACGAAGCAGCTGTTCCATATCCGGAATCATGCGGGGGAGCGCATCGCCATAGCGTTCGATGTAATCGCGGAAGATCTCAGCGATCTCCTCACCCTGCTCGCGTACCACATCGGGATAAATGTCTTCGAAATCTTCGCCATGGTCCATACGATCCTCATAATCATAGAAACCGCACGGATCATCATCTGCGCAAATACGGTCTACAACTACCCGGGGGTACCTGCCTTCAAGGCATGCGCGCGTCTGCCAGTCGATGAGCACGCCGCAAAAATCAAAGACCACATCGGTGACGTTGGCACTGGGGGAGGTCATGAAAATCCTTCCTGCAAAATACGGATTGGCAACGCCAGTGTAACGCAAGGTAACCGACGCTGGGGCTGATGTTCAGTAAATTTGTTGCACGATTAAAGTAATTGTAAAAATGCAGGCTGAATACCGTCGATAATATCGCTGGCGATGATTGGATGGCCGATTTCTCCGAAATGCTGCTTTTTGGAATGACCGTAGATTTGCGGACGATGCCATCCACGCTGTTCGGATTGCGATGCAATCGCTCCCGCAAGACCATGCATGTAGGCGCCGGCAGCCACGACCTCGGGAACCAATGCCGGATCCTCGGCAAGCATGTCGTCCTGCTGCGCGAGCAGGGCTCCCAACATGCCGGCGAGCACGTCACCCGATCCTGCGGTAGACATCCATGCCGGTGCGCGACCGGAAAGAATCACACGCTCATTGTTCTCGCCATCAGCGCCCACCACCATGGTCACCGCGCCCTTCATCAACACGGTCGCACCGGTCAGCTCATGGAGTTTGCGGGCGCAGGCAAGCGGCTGCGAGCACACCTCGTCGACACCGACTTCGTTTTTGCCCAGCCGAGTCAGCATGTGGGCCAGCTCTCCGGCATGCGGGGTGACGACCACCTGAGTCGGCACCTTATCTGGTAGCAGGTCCAAGGCTCCGGCGTCCACCACGATTGGTGGCATATCCAGTGCGCCTGCATGCCCGGCATCGACATCGTCGCTAAGATCGGTTTCTTGCGGCAGCTCATAGTGCTTCAGTAACGCGGCTATGGTTTTGCGCTGGAAGTCGGAGTCGGACGCTTCGTCATCGCCTGCGGGAACGCCGGAGCCAACCACCCACGATTGGACGCGTCCCTTGCCGATCACCGCCTCAGGCAACGAGGAAAGCACCATATCCTGCGCGCGTTGTGGGCCAAGATAACGCACCATGCCTGTGTTGGTGTGTGCGGCGGCAGCGGAAGACAACACGGCCGCACCTGGGTAACGTGCGGAACCTGTCACTAAGCCGACCACTCCGCGTGAATATTTGCCGTCCGAAAGCTGCGGCAGACGGATCGAATCCGTTACGAAATCGCCATCCGTCATTTCGGTCGCGGGAACGCAATCATCGATATCGAAGCCGAAATCGACCAAAGTGAGGTGCCCACATGCATACGAGGCGGGCGGCACCATTGCGCACGGCTTCATCGCACCGAACGTCACCGTCACGTCTGCCGGAATATATGGTCCCGGCAGCGAACCATCATTCACGCCAACGCCGGACGGTGTGTCGATCGCCACGACAAGCGGCAGATCGGAGGAGGGTTCATTGTTCGGCAAGGCGGGCCTGTCGGGAAGTTCGCCATCGAATCCCAAGGAGGATGCGATGGCGCCTGCGATGCCACGCAACGCGCCGCTTACGCCAATGCCGGTCATCGCGTCGATGATCACATGGGAGCCTTGGGCGTACTCTACTGCGGCCTGCAGCCGTTCTCCGGCCTCTCCTGCGGAGAAGCCCGTGGCGCATCCGGGGATTTCGGCGGCGGGGTCGAGTGCGAGAATGCGGCCTCCGGCGTGCACGAACGCGCTGAAAGCCTCCTCGTGCAGGGAGCGGCCCACAGCGATTGCAGTGACTTGCGCGCCTTCGTTCGCTAATTCCGCACCGGCGTACAGGCCGTCGCCGCCATTGTCTCCTGCGCCCACAAGCAGGGTCACGCGAGCGTCTTCGATGGTGAGATCCTCGTCGTCGAGCAGCGTCATGGTCACGTGGGCCGCTGCCGAGGCGGCCATGCGCATCAGCGGCACGCCGTCGTCTAGCAGCGGACGTTCCATGTCGCGCACGGTATCGGAGTCGTAGGCGCTGTACAGCAGTGTTTGCAAACGGTCGACGTCGTCGGCGATGTTCATAACGTTCCCTTCCTTGTCGTTTATGAGCGACAATCCCTACTGTAGTCGTAATATTGGGAGTCAAGGATTTTTCGGCGTGGAATGGAGGCCAAAATGGCGTATATCGAAATGCGGCACAGTTACAAGCGTTACCAAATGGGTTCCACCACCATCATCGCGAACGATGATGTGAGCTTCGGCATTGAAAAGGGCGAACTGGCCATCATTCTGGGCGCGTCGGGCGCGGGCAAGTCGACGGTGCTCAACATTCTGGGCGGCATGGACACGAATTCCGAAGGCAGCGTGGTCATCGACGGACGCGACATTTCCAACTACTCTCCGAGACAGTTGACGGCCTACCGTAGAACGGACATCGGTTTCGTGTTCCAGTTCTACAATCTAGTGGCGAATTTGACCGCGAAGGAAAACGTCGAACTCGCCTCGCAGATCGTTTCCGACGCGCAGGATGCCGTCAAAGTGTTGGAAGACGTCGGTCTCGGAGATCGTGTCGACAATTTTCCCGCGCAGCTTTCCGGCGGTGAACAGCAGCGCGTGGCCATCGCCCGAGCCGTTGCGAAGAATCCGAAGATCCTGCTGTGCGACGAGCCGACAGGCGCGTTGGACTACAACACCGGCAAGCAGGTGTTGCAGATTCTGCAGGACATGAGCCGTAAGAAAGGCGCAACCGTGGTGATCGTGACCCACAATTCGGCGATCGCGCCGATTGCGGATCGTGTGATCCGCATGCATGATGGCAAGGTTACCGCCGTCGATGTCAACGAGCGTCCGATGGATATAGCGGAACTCGAGTGGTGATGCCGCGACACGCGGTACGACACTCGATTTGCGAAGACGTGCGAAGCGTGTAATATATGTGACTTGTGCACGGAAGCAATTCCGTACAGGAAGCACATTCCTGCGTAGCTCAGTTGGCAGAGCATCCGACTGTTAATCGGACGGTCACTGGTTCAAGCCCAGTCGCAGGAGCGCAGTTTTAGGAGTTTTCTGATTTTTTCGGGAAAGACTTAAAACGAGAAAGATATTCCTGCGTAGCTCAGTTGGCAGAGCATCCGACTGTTAATCGGACGGTCACTGGTTCAAGCCCAGTCGCAGGAGCTTAGGCGGAAACCCTTATGGGAGTAAGGTTTCCAGTCGGAATCGGAAGAGCCGTCAGGGGAGTGAGAGGCGGATGTTCTCTCCGATTCTCAGACAAACTCGCCATGTCATCACGGAAAAACCAGAAAAAGGGCCGTGACACGCCGGTGAAGCGTTCGGCGGACGCTCTGCGGGACGGTCGGCGGCGTCCGCCGTGTTCCGCTGGAACATCCCACGGGGCGAGGGAGAACGCGGAGGGAACAGGAGAGAATACGCACCGCGCACCGGCGTTTCACGCGTGTCGGAAGCGTACGGTCCTCCGACCGTTCGATGCCGGTCATGCCGCACGGACAGACGTGCCGCGACCATCATGGGGTATGCCGATTCTCTCCCGGAAGCGGGGGAGAGAACAGGAAAGGTAGCCACGGACAGGAAAGACCGCAGCGGTCGTAGATCATGGACGTTCGAACGGGAACCCGACCATGGGAACACCCGCATGATTCGTTTCTCGGTTGCCAATCCATCCCGTGCGTGCAGCCGGACGAATATCTCGGTTCGCTGTCTGAAACCCAGTGAGGGGGTACGGTCATCTCGCTATGCGAGACTTCACAAAGCCTACACAAATACCGTTGATACGGTGTCAAAAACACGCAAAATATACCCCCTTTACACGAATTAACACTCTCGTTACATGTTCGTAACATAAAAACCGCCATTTTCCAACGATTTCAAATTTGCGTGTTGCGGTCACGCGTGACCGCAGCGTGACCGCAAATGACCGCAACCCCCGTAATGTCGAGAAAACGTTGGAACGACGCCGTTTTCAGCACATAAAACAGGCCAAAAAACGGCAAAAACACGGTAATACTAGTAAGTAGACCTACTCTTATGACATTAGAATTAAGTAAACCTATAAGAACATGAATTAACCCAAGAGTTTACTTGACCTGCGAGAAAGAAAAAGATGTTTTATTACTCGCTTCGCTCGTAATAACACATCCAAAAAGAAAGTTTGCGTGCTAAAATCGCAACTGTGACGCCGAAGCCGCTTGACAATCCCCCGTTCGGCGCTCCCGCATCAGTCGGCGTTCCCCAGCCGCCAAACCCAGAACAATCCACGAAGACCCGCACTCACGACGCATCATCGTCAACAGCTGGAACGTCGAATCCCTAAGCCGGATGGCATTGCCGCCATGCCACTGCCTGTTCCAATTCCACGTGCGCGGCGACAGGCTCGACTGCCAGCTGTACCAGCGCTCCTGCGACATGTTCCTCGGCGTGCCGTTCAACATCGCGGAATACGCGCTCCTCACCATGATGGTCGCCCAGCAGACCGGCTACAGGCCCGGACGGTTCATCTGGGTCGGCGGAGACACCCACATCTACAGGAACCACCTGGAACAGGTCGTGAGG from Bifidobacterium catenulatum PV20-2 encodes:
- the thiC gene encoding phosphomethylpyrimidine synthase ThiC; translation: MMNNYPYASMRDSFDLSAYLVVGPQDCKGRPITDVIDDALRGGASFIQLRAKDADAKDLTDMARDIAQIIEDNNKSDSVAFVIDDRVDVVWQARSKGIKVDGVHIGQTDMEPREARALLGEDAIVGLSAETESLVKLINELPDGCIDYIGAAPLHVSVTKPEASVGGNDGSGRTLDEEQINTICSASGFPVVVGGGVTADDMEMLAHSKAAGWFVVSAIAGADDPEAATRDMVARWKAVRGDTKHGYAPRMKAQKTAEINTDNTADGASGEKKFTNAKEAKAASKLAKQQRVDIAARDSKQRDKAHIRKTTPVHFENEFGSYDLQVPYTEIKLSDTPGVGPNAPFKDYNTEGPKCDPKEGLAPLRLDWILDRGDVEEYEGRRRNLEDDGKRAIKRGKASKEWRGRQHKPMKAKDHPVTQMWYARHNIITPEMRYVAEREHCSVELVRSELAAGRAVMPCNINHPEAEPMIIGSKFLTKLNANMGNSAVTSSIDEEVEKLTWATKWGADTVMDLSTGNDIHTTREWILRNSPVPIGTVPMYQALEKVEDDASKLSWELFRDTVIEQCEQGVDYMTIHAGVLLRFVPLTANRMTGIVSRGGSIMAEWCLQHHQESFLYTHFDELCEIFAKYDVAFSLGDGLRPGSLADANDAAQFAELMTLGELTQRAWEHDVQVMIEGPGHIPFDTVRMNIEMEKAICKDAPFYTLGPLTTDTAPGYDHITSAIGGVEIARYGTAMLCYVTPKEHLGLPNKDDVKQGVIAYKIACHAADIAKHHPHAIDRDNAMSKARFEFRWLDQFNLSYDPDTAIAFHDDTLPAEPAKMAHFCSMCGPKFCSMAISQNIRKKFGNAEAQEKLVADAQTIAAGMQEMSERFREQGGHLYQ
- a CDS encoding GNAT family N-acetyltransferase, translated to MLETERLTLRAWAETDAESLYAYAKDPDIGPIAGWPAHRSKEESLNTIRHVLNGKECYAICERGSNSPIGSIELKLNGHTDMTDRDDECELGYWLGKPFWGRGYMPEAAKEVIRHGFVDLGMSAIWCGYYDGNLKSKRVQEKVGFVYHHTCDEVPVPLMHEVRVGHVNILTKSRWQNLDAR
- a CDS encoding low molecular weight phosphatase family protein encodes the protein MRKVAFICVHNSCRSQIAEALGKHLRGTDFDFYSAGVETKPQINQDAVRLMKELYGIDMKKTQYSKLISDIPKPDTAISMGCDVGCPYIGRAFDDNWNLPDPTGKNDEAFIDVIRRIEENIMKL
- a CDS encoding 5-methyltetrahydropteroyltriglutamate--homocysteine S-methyltransferase, which gives rise to MAYSENAPFRADVVGSYLRPDELKQARADYAAGIIDAAGLKAVEDRLITDLAAKQKDAGLHVITDGEFRRGWWHFDFMWGFNGVDHVAAAHRVAFHDEVTPADTATVTGKLDGHDHPFVEHFKFVKQFEDDNTVARQTMPSPAQTRFVLTGNKNAYPYDEFYKDDDELTADIVAAYRQVIADLYAAGCRNVQFDDCTWTRLCDKSVRERLGWSDEDAARLQQENLDVINAVIADQPDDLVINTHICRGNFHSTWLSSGGYAPVAAKLFGEENVNAYYLEFDDDRSGDFAPLAKVSGDKQVVLGLVTSKRPELEDPEVIKARISEAAQYVPLDRLCLSTQCGFASTEEGNKLTEEQQWAKIALVRSIAEEVWGK
- a CDS encoding sugar O-acetyltransferase; the protein is MNDCKEAAMTVPQRVLDTMNSGLIYTCDDEEMIKAQKEQMELLYDFNATRPSQMTQRNEIARQLLGEFGEDAYIEPPLHANWGCNTYFSAHAYANFNLTLVDDGEVHIGEHTMIGPNCTIITTGHPIRPDLREKVTQYSLPVTIGRNVWLGANVTVLPGVTIGDNSVIGACSLVTKDIPANVVAFGQPCKVYREIGEHDDVYYWRDRMINPPYDQKQ
- a CDS encoding autorepressor SdpR family transcription factor, encoding MAGEGFKALSDPTRRRILELLRERDMTAGELAEQFNISKPSISHHLTTLKTAGLVTDERHGQNIIYSLNTTVMQDLIGWFMGFMDSDGNVNQANDQTDSK
- a CDS encoding SdpI family protein, whose amino-acid sequence is MRGNNLNDFKKAFDNNINNAEDKNKTDSGEKIAPIGRNLCIALVALCVVNIIAHLACYSRLPENVPIHWGADGSVNGYGPRAVTLILDVLPLLCLGLFLVIPKMDPKGENYMKASGLYRGFVIAFTLIMCGVTWFTEATAFGVIPATGGPVGLIISVVLGALFVGLGNYLPRMRQNYTFGIRTPWALADENNWKRTQRVGGISFMVLGVLLVVAGVVSSVVPVDDMLMAAIIVTIAVGAALVPYVYSYLLFRRNRGSRQN
- a CDS encoding HAD family phosphatase, producing the protein MTSPSANVTDVVFDFCGVLIDWQTRACLEGRYPRVVVDRICADDDPCGFYDYEDRMDHGEDFEDIYPDVVREQGEEIAEIFRDYIERYGDALPRMIPDMEQLLRDLKAAGYGVWGLTNWSHETFHFAFERFPQLEELLQGTVVSGVEKMHKPNADIYELALSRFNLRPESSVFFDDTAKNVTGAQAVGMHAFRFTNADQARRDLKSLGMDF
- a CDS encoding bifunctional ADP-dependent NAD(P)H-hydrate dehydratase/NAD(P)H-hydrate epimerase, with protein sequence MNIADDVDRLQTLLYSAYDSDTVRDMERPLLDDGVPLMRMAASAAAHVTMTLLDDEDLTIEDARVTLLVGAGDNGGDGLYAGAELANEGAQVTAIAVGRSLHEEAFSAFVHAGGRILALDPAAEIPGCATGFSAGEAGERLQAAVEYAQGSHVIIDAMTGIGVSGALRGIAGAIASSLGFDGELPDRPALPNNEPSSDLPLVVAIDTPSGVGVNDGSLPGPYIPADVTVTFGAMKPCAMVPPASYACGHLTLVDFGFDIDDCVPATEMTDGDFVTDSIRLPQLSDGKYSRGVVGLVTGSARYPGAAVLSSAAAAHTNTGMVRYLGPQRAQDMVLSSLPEAVIGKGRVQSWVVGSGVPAGDDEASDSDFQRKTIAALLKHYELPQETDLSDDVDAGHAGALDMPPIVVDAGALDLLPDKVPTQVVVTPHAGELAHMLTRLGKNEVGVDEVCSQPLACARKLHELTGATVLMKGAVTMVVGADGENNERVILSGRAPAWMSTAGSGDVLAGMLGALLAQQDDMLAEDPALVPEVVAAGAYMHGLAGAIASQSEQRGWHRPQIYGHSKKQHFGEIGHPIIASDIIDGIQPAFLQLL